The DNA region TTGAGGGCAATCAGATAATCAAGCGGTGCGACTCGTCTCCGTTTTGAAGCCTTTTCAGCTGAGCTGTGCAAGTAAATTGAGTGCAAGCGGAAGAAAGCCTCATTTGCCTTCAACCACTCACATCATGCATATAAACAGACGAGAGGCTGAGCGGTCCCTCGCTCTTCACTTAGAGTGGAGCGCTCTGCGTCATAGTGGGACTAATCCAGTGCATGTCAGTGTGTGGGAGAGCGAGGACACACACCTTTATTGGGTGCCTCTCCAACAAATCCCCTTCATATGCTAAGGAGCACGGGAGCTGCTCAGGGATTCATCAGCACACGTTCAGCACGGTGCGCAAACCACAGGCCAACGGCACAGGATTCATGGGGGTGACATTTAACATTGTGAAAGCAGTGAAAGAATTCATTAACCttaaacacacagctgatgtgAAGAATTGACCTCCCTGCTCCTCAGACGAGTCTGTTGCAAAGCAGCGCACAGCGGAATGCGACTCAAAGACACAACTCTAACACACGATCTGTTCAGGTTTTATTTCTGACACAGCTTCAtcttacacacacattcaaacgGCCCCATTACTGCGTCTTCATTGGCGTGAGATGATGCGTTTCAGCATGGCCTCGTAGAAGCGGCGTCTGGGCTTCCCGTCCGTGTGTCTGGGTGCAGCTGAAGCAGGAGACCTCATTTCTGCCTTTATTAACATTCCTTTGGTGTGTGAGCCGGCGGAGTCTTTGGAGAGTCTCCCCCCGGCagcaggcggggggggggcCTTCGCCCCCTGGTCTGTGCTGCAGCGGCGGAGGAGGGCTTCCTCGCCGGCCATGTGAGGCCTCCGGCTCAAGGCGACGAAGCCGTACGGGGTGGTGACTTTGGCCAGGTGCGGCAACGACAGGGCGGCTCTGCTGGCCGGGTCCAGGCCGTGATGGGCCTCGGCGCCGCGGCGTGGCTGGGGCTCCTTCAGAGGATGAGAGCGGCTGTGAGTCAACGGGTCGGAGGCGCTGCGCTCGGCTCTGCGCTCCGACAGAACCCGCGTGGAAGACGAAGATGAAAGCGGTCCCTCGGAACTTCCCGGATGTGAGCTCGATTCCGCCTCATCCCTGTCTTTCCCGCGGTCCAGCGCTCGCAGGCCGCCCTCCACAGACAGGCTCGGGATAGTGAACTGCGGGATGCTGTCAGGCGTCAGTATGTTTGGGAAAAGGCTCGCCTGGGAGTCTGATGCCGGAGAGGAGCGGAGGGAGGCTGCGCTGCCGGCGGCCCAGAGGAGAGCCCGCATGCCGGCGCCGCTGTGCCTGCGCGCCGCCGAAAAGTCATCTGGAGCCCTGGTTCCGGCACAGATTCCCCCGACGCTGAACGTCCGTGTCACTGGGTTCTTATCCATGGCTGGGCGTCCTCCACTGAGGCGACAGCGAGCTTTTATGCAGGTTTTTCTCTGACAAACACATCAGCACATACGTAAATGTGACGGAAAGGAAGAGCCGGAAAGGAAGGACAAACAAGGAGTTGGTCAAATATGGAGGCCTCACAATAGGACCTCTTGATATGCTAAAGAGCAGAGCACCTCGCTGCCTCAGAGCTCCTGCACCAGGCGTGCGCTCAGGAGGCTGGCGTTGAGCCGAGACCCCTTCCTCCATAAGGAAACCAACCGTTAAGGGTTAAAGAGGTTCAGGGTTCTTCTACATGTCATTGTCCTGGAAGTATTTACTGTTACAACTGtgtttttgaatgtttttaaGATCTCTTGTGTACATATGAAGTTTTATAAGACGTAACTATGCGTAACTATAGTATAGTAAATGTCAATCAAAGAGCCTGTCGCTAAATGCAAAATGCAGACATTAGTAAAAtactaaaaacacattttattttgttattatttttttttctgtgactcGAGCCTGCGTGTCTACAGCAGGCGCCAGTAACATTTCAACGCTTTAGGCGTTATTTCCTCCGAAAAACGCGTGTTGTGGTCACGTGACCGGCCTCCTCGCCACGTTAATTGGCGGAGCTCGCTGATTGACGCGCGCTGATTGCGCCAGGTGCGTGCGCGCGCCCCGATTGGCTGCGCGGCAGCGAGCCCCAGGTACTTGTTACTCGCTGACCCGCGGAACTGTCAGCAGGCATCAGTTCGCCCTCTTCAGCAGCCTCCGACCCGCAGCACGATGAGTGAAGCCCGCAGAGACGccgtggagcaggagcagcccgAACACATTGAGGTAAAGGCGCATTCTTTCGTCCTCGTCAAAATCAGCCCAGTTCGCTCGAGCAGCTCTGGACCGTTGGCCGCTTTGCGTGTCCGCCCGCAGGATGTAGCCGTGGGGAGACGCGGCGTGCTCGGCTCCGTGGTGAACGGTCTCCTGTGGCCTTTCAGCATCGTGGTACGTGGGCCCTGTAACGCAGACGCCAGTCGAACCCGCGGCGCCTCCGCGTGACCGCCTGCAACCTGTCTCTGTGTCCCACAGGCGCGCGCTTACCGCAGGTTCTGGCTGTTCTTGGGCTTCCGGCAGCCGCGGGAGAGGGCCCTCGTGAGCCCCGCGCGCCACAGCCTGACGGGCCGCAAGCGTCTGCACTGGTTGACCCGCGTGCTGCTGTCGCTCGTGCCCCGCTGGGTGCAGCGCTCTCTGGGCTACACGCGGTCCAGCAGCATCGGCCGCGCCCTCTCGCCAGGTTCAACGCCGCTGCGGCGTTTTCATTGACACGACATTGACGCGAGGTGAAGCCCAACTTGATCCTGAGTTTATGTATAATGATGTGCTCCCAACAGAAGTCAGGGTGTCTCCCACTAAACCCTGCGGCAAAGGCAGCAAGCGGAAGCAGGACGAGctggacgaggatgaggaggaggaaggccagCAGACGTGGGTGGAGGCGCTCACTCAGGAGCTTGCTGATGATGTCGGTTCAGAGGAAGATCCGGACTACGAGGTTGGTGCCGGCCCGTTTAGCGTTGACTTGCACTAGCTTTTTGTTATAATCATCTTTTAAAATGGTTGTAACGCCTCATTGTAGCCCAGTACGGTGGAGACGGAGAGCGAGGAGTACCGCTCGCACAACGACACAGAGAGTGACCTGGAGGTTGAAGGCAAAGGCCCAGTGCTCATCAAAGACGTGAACACGGTGAGTGGCGTCATGGCTGCGTGTTTACAGCGTGTCGTTCGGAACCATGAACTAACGTAATCCGTTTGTTTATAGGATGTTGCTCCATCGACTCAAGCCCAGATGTCTTCCCCTGCTGTTTAATGTCATATTGACGCGTGTTTTTTGAATGTTTATATACtaattcaataaaataatttccccTGATGTTACTGTGTCCTCTCACTAGATGGCGGtgtgggttttattttaaacagcaaTGCAAGTGATTGACAAGTCAGGCTTCAGTATTAATGCATTAGTGCATCTGCTTAGTGAGGTTTTAATGTTGCTCTTAATTTATGGGATGTGTCTCCGCCTGCAACATTGCAAAAACACCTCATATTCAGCTTTAATgctgaccttttttttaaaacccaGCTGCTACCTAACAACACTGAAACTATGGTCCTCTGGCATTTAATCTACCTGCTCAAGCCCTGGCCCATGTCTCCAAGTTCCTCTAATGAAAGTGGCTCCACTTTACTTAGTGTGGGAGATCTGTGGGCTTTAACAGTGGGACACTGGTTTAAAATGACCTGCCTCCTGCAGTACATGCTGCTTTTGTCCACCTTAACTGCTTGTGGGTGTAGGTGAAGGGCCTCTTGATGAAGTGACTAAAGTCCCTCTTGTCCAACAATCAGCACCCACCTTCCCACTCTGGCTTCTCGCTGACGATGGAGCAGAATAGATTGCTGTCAATGAGCGGATGTTCTGCTTTTGTCTCCACGTGTGGGCTTCATTACTGTTCTTTTGTGGTTTATCGAGTCATTCATGGGAACTGACAAACTGAAACTACCTTTGGGTTGAGCTGTTAATATGTACAAGGGTTGAAGGTGGAATTAACTTATTAGTCACGCACTTGATGATTAAGACAGGAAACACTCAAAAAGATGCAATTTGAATGTTCTGGGCTTTGACTCGGTCCTAGAATTATTATTTCAGTTGTTGGCTTTCTGGTGACTTCAGTTAATTCCTGAAAACACTTGACTCTGACCTTTGTGACTCCATTTCTCTCAGATGTTTTGCACCTCCTGATGCTCAGGTGCAAAGGCAGCCGCCACCTTCCTGAAGCAGCGGCCGAGCTCATTGGTGAGAATTAAACGCttgatgtttctgtgtgtgtgtgtgtgggggggggcagcagtgAGCGCTGGATACTGAACAGCAGCTGAAGGTCTCTGGGGGGCTCCCGTGTCTGAGCGTTTGAAGGGTAGgctgctgggtggaggcagtgatggagcatCGACCTCCATCTCCAGCTGGAGACTGCTTTTAAACCAGTTGCTCTGTCTTTGGCTTTCAACTGCAAGGTGAGAGCACGGCGTCTGGTAAAGGGGCTATAAATTCCAGGCTCGGTCCCAGGTGTGTTGCACAACAAAAGCAGCCTGGCTCCCGCTGCGAAGGTGGAGGTGGTCTTGTGGCTGCGTGCGGAGGGATTTGTGCAGGTGATTAGTTTGGGTGCACGCGGCGACGTTGCAGGCAGAAGGTGCTTTGGTCTTATGTCACAGGTTTATTTTCCCCATTGCCTTTTACCTGATCCacgtgagcagctccagctttgATGCATAACAGATTGGTAtaaaccctctctctctctcacacacacacacacacacacacacacacacacacacactgcagagctTCAACAAGGGCTTGCGGTGGCTTATTGTCACCTTGAATGAATAGCAGCAGGTGCGGGCAGCTCCCCAGACCCCCAGTCTGACCTGCAGGCTATTATCTGCTGCATTACAATGTGACTCTGTAATGTCAGCCAATAAAAGCACTTCAAAGTCTCTCCTGCCTTTttacccttttttttttcttttttgccgTAACCTCCATTACTGTTGTTTCAGCATGCTTTGCTCCATCTTGGTCCTAATGACCAGCTGTCCCCGAGCATCCATCATCTTCAGACAAGTAGAGCG from Betta splendens chromosome 4, fBetSpl5.4, whole genome shotgun sequence includes:
- the org gene encoding oogenesis-related — encoded protein: MSEARRDAVEQEQPEHIEDVAVGRRGVLGSVVNGLLWPFSIVARAYRRFWLFLGFRQPRERALVSPARHSLTGRKRLHWLTRVLLSLVPRWVQRSLGYTRSSSIGRALSPEVRVSPTKPCGKGSKRKQDELDEDEEEEGQQTWVEALTQELADDVGSEEDPDYEPSTVETESEEYRSHNDTESDLEVEGKGPVLIKDVNTDVAPSTQAQMSSPAV